From the Nitrospinota bacterium genome, one window contains:
- a CDS encoding nucleotidyltransferase domain-containing protein: MAKINVNDRDLETVKSILRKYGHDREIWVFGSRLNGSVKKFADLDLAVMGEEPMPISTLAQMKEAFSESDLPFRVDIVEWARTSPQFRKIIAGAHEVLMGNTEK; encoded by the coding sequence TTGGCAAAGATTAATGTAAATGATCGCGATCTTGAAACCGTGAAGTCTATTTTGCGCAAATACGGCCATGACAGGGAAATTTGGGTGTTTGGCTCCCGGCTGAACGGGAGTGTTAAAAAGTTCGCCGATCTGGACCTGGCCGTGATGGGGGAAGAACCAATGCCGATTTCCACGCTGGCGCAGATGAAAGAGGCGTTCAGCGAATCCGATTTGCCGTTCCGGGTGGATATTGTTGAATGGGCCAGAACAAGCCCGCAATTCCGGAAGATAATCGCGGGGGCGCATGAGGTTTTGATGGGAAATACGGAAAAATGA
- a CDS encoding nucleotidyltransferase substrate binding protein, with protein MILDLSALKSAIAALDKSMGYLNSDLAKDPNLREQFRAAAIQAFEFTHEVAFKMLKRWLESAVPDSSAIDQMNYMEIIRAGAEAGFIMDIARFRDYREKRNITSHTYNNEKAELIAASLGEFSEDISFLLEELERRNLGKD; from the coding sequence ATGATACTTGATCTTTCAGCGCTTAAGAGCGCCATAGCCGCCCTTGATAAGAGCATGGGCTATCTCAACTCCGATCTGGCCAAAGACCCGAATCTTCGCGAGCAGTTCCGCGCGGCGGCCATACAGGCCTTTGAGTTCACCCACGAGGTTGCCTTCAAAATGCTCAAGCGATGGCTTGAGTCCGCGGTTCCGGATTCTTCGGCGATAGACCAGATGAATTACATGGAAATCATCCGGGCTGGCGCCGAAGCCGGATTTATAATGGATATTGCGAGATTCCGGGACTATCGCGAGAAACGGAACATCACCAGCCATACATACAACAATGAGAAGGCGGAGCTGATCGCCGCATCATTGGGCGAATTCAGCGAGGATATATCATTTTTGCTGGAAGAACTGGAGCGGCGCAACCTTGGCAAAGATTAA
- a CDS encoding MgtC/SapB family protein: MEAVLKLLISALFGAFIGIERQIRGRQAGFRTQLLVCFGSCLFTIISIRAYEIYGTVTDPGRIAAQIITGIGFLGAGAILKTGNLVRGLTTAASLWVVSAVGMAVGFGEYLLAAVATAIAIANLVLLKYFESALAQENYADILIKTSGDEELDVRAIVKEFGIKAVENKYRYLKEEKIIEHTVSLKYTDAGKLTDFYRRMKQTPNLIELRIL, from the coding sequence ATGGAAGCTGTCCTGAAACTTTTGATTTCCGCCCTGTTCGGCGCCTTTATCGGCATCGAAAGGCAGATACGCGGCAGGCAGGCGGGATTCCGCACCCAGTTACTTGTGTGCTTTGGCTCGTGCCTGTTCACGATAATCTCCATCCGGGCTTACGAGATATACGGGACTGTGACCGATCCGGGCAGGATCGCCGCGCAGATAATAACAGGAATCGGCTTCCTCGGCGCCGGGGCGATATTGAAGACCGGCAACCTCGTGAGAGGGTTGACCACGGCGGCGTCTTTATGGGTGGTCAGCGCGGTGGGAATGGCGGTGGGATTCGGCGAATACCTTCTTGCGGCCGTGGCCACGGCCATCGCAATAGCCAACCTTGTATTGCTGAAGTATTTTGAATCGGCCCTGGCGCAGGAAAACTACGCCGACATATTGATCAAGACATCCGGCGACGAGGAACTGGACGTGCGCGCGATTGTAAAAGAATTCGGAATAAAAGCTGTCGAGAACAAGTACCGGTATTTGAAAGAAGAGAAAATTATCGAGCACACCGTATCGCTCAAATATACGGACGCGGGCAAGCTGACGGACTTTTACCGCAGGATGAAACAGACGCCGAATCTGATAGAGTTGAGGATATTGTGA